A single Oryza brachyantha chromosome 8, ObraRS2, whole genome shotgun sequence DNA region contains:
- the LOC102717176 gene encoding protein FEZ-like, whose protein sequence is MEERNDISMDKSDEVLLPGFRFHPTDEELVSFYLKRKIQQKPISIELIRQLDIYKFDPWDLPKLASTGEKEWYFYCPRDRKYRNSARPNRVTAAGFWKATGTDRPIYSTEGTKCIGLKKSLVFYKGRAARGIKTDWMMHEFRLPTLTDPSLPKKPIDKNIPLNDSWTICRIFKKTSSMAQRALCQTWGPQLPGAIDPELFSTTLQPVQASQFALESSSCSLQAAAPATQFSNKYGVQGNQQQQQHKPSNPQDGSSCKVINFNCSPSADVQNSQIIVPFEIQTSQKTTGAAPLLFDAQFAQPEQIGRFVVDSSVNVNGGGISSKNQDTSARKPGNGFSMNNEWEGLGRINFPFDLGADSSEDWRSNIPWESFLSPTVHAEMPH, encoded by the exons ATGGAGGAAAGAAATGATATCAGCATGGACAAGTCAGATGAGGTCCTCCTGCCAGGATTCAGGTTTCACCCTACAGATGAAGAGCTGGTTAGTTTCTATCTCAAGAGGAAGATCCAGCAGAAGCCTATCTCCATTGAGCTCATCAGACAGCTTGACATCTACAAGTTTGATCCATGGGATCTCCCAA AGCTTGCGAGCACCGGCGAAAAGGAGTGGTACTTCTACTGCCCAAGAGACCGGAAATATCGCAACAGCGCAAGGCCAAACCGAGTGACGGCAGCTGGATTTTGGAAAGCCACAGGAACAGATAGGCCAATTTACTCCACTGAGGGTACCAAGTGTATAGGGCTGAAGAAGTCCCTTGTCTTCTACAAAGGCAGAGCTGCAAGAGGGATCAAGACTGACTGGATGATGCATGAGTTCAGGCTTCCAACACTCACCGATCCCTCGCTTCCGAAGAAACCGATCGACAAGAACATTCCGCTCAAC GACTCCTGGACAATCTGCAGGATCTTCAAGAAGACCAGTTCCATGGCACAACGGGCACTCTGTCAAACCTGGGGGCCTCAATTGCCTGGGGCAATTGATCCAGAACTCTTCTCTACTACGTTGCAACCGGTGCAAGCTTCACAGTTTGCCTTGGAGAGCTCTTCTTGCTCATTGCAAGCTGCAGCACCTGCAACTCAGTTCAGTAACAAATATGGAGTGCAAGgcaatcagcagcagcagcagcacaagcCCAGCAATCCACAAGATGGCTCCTCATGCAAGGTCATAAACTTCAACTGCAGCCCATCTGCAGATGTCCAGAACAGCCAGATCATAGTGCCATTTGAGATACAAACATCACAGAAGACCACAGGCGCTGCGCCGCTCCTCTTCGACGCGCAGTTTGCGCAGCCTGAACAGATCGGTAGATTTGTGGTTGATTCATCTGTAAATGTAAATGGAGGAGGCATCAGCAGCAAGAACCAAGACACATCAGCAAGAAAACCTGGCAATGGCTTCAGCATGAACAATGAGTGGGAAGGCCTTGGAAGAATCAACTTCCCATTTGATTTAGGAGCAGATTCTTCAGAGGATTGGAGGAGCAACATACCTTGGGAATCCTTCCTTAGCCCAACTGTCCATGCTGAGATGCCACACTAA